In one Bradyrhizobium sp. 4 genomic region, the following are encoded:
- the istA gene encoding IS21 family transposase — MKRERIAESSAWNDPRGQVMKTPDDVAEMMRLRACGWGVKRIARQLGCSHHTVKDYVAAGRVKPFKSPKRPKRLDGLEGWLRERLIRHRGNADVVRQDLLTDKGVAVSRRTLQRAVQPYRQALKAEALATTRFETPPGRQLQIDFGERLVEIGGAKVKAFVFVATLGHSRRLHVRAFRAERQEHWFAGLESTFTTFSGVPEEVLMDNPRALVVRHDAVSRSVQFNDKLVAFAKHWGFRPRACAPYRARTKGKTENGVGYVKKNAIAGHSFPSWEAFEAHLDRWEREVANVRIHGTTGEAPIIRFARDEIHRLKPLGGQPSFGSLRELTRVVGNDCAVEIDTNSYSVPWRLIGERVAVTIAAGEVRIRHGLHQVAVHKQSEGRRLRIVDSAHLDGVAGRSGAVRRAEIAAVLAPSSPPSLLRPLAEYEAVVGGRF; from the coding sequence ATGAAGCGGGAACGAATCGCTGAAAGCTCGGCGTGGAATGATCCACGGGGGCAGGTGATGAAGACGCCGGATGACGTGGCGGAGATGATGCGCCTGAGGGCGTGCGGGTGGGGTGTGAAGCGGATTGCGCGGCAGCTGGGCTGCAGCCATCACACAGTAAAGGACTACGTGGCGGCGGGCAGGGTGAAGCCATTCAAGTCGCCTAAGCGGCCGAAGCGTCTCGACGGCCTTGAGGGTTGGCTGCGCGAGAGGCTCATTCGGCATCGCGGCAATGCCGACGTGGTGCGCCAGGACCTGTTGACGGACAAAGGCGTGGCCGTCAGCCGGCGGACGCTGCAGCGCGCGGTGCAGCCCTATCGGCAGGCGCTGAAGGCGGAGGCGCTGGCGACGACTCGGTTTGAGACGCCGCCGGGCCGGCAGCTGCAGATCGACTTCGGGGAGCGCCTGGTCGAGATCGGAGGGGCGAAAGTCAAGGCATTCGTGTTCGTGGCAACGCTTGGACACTCGCGACGGCTCCATGTGCGTGCGTTCCGGGCCGAGAGGCAGGAGCATTGGTTCGCCGGGCTCGAGAGCACATTCACGACCTTCAGCGGTGTGCCGGAGGAAGTGCTGATGGACAATCCACGCGCGCTTGTCGTGCGCCACGACGCGGTGAGCCGGTCGGTTCAGTTCAACGACAAGCTGGTAGCCTTCGCAAAACATTGGGGCTTCCGTCCTCGCGCCTGCGCGCCATATCGGGCGCGCACGAAGGGCAAGACGGAGAACGGCGTCGGCTACGTGAAGAAGAACGCGATCGCCGGTCATTCCTTCCCAAGTTGGGAAGCATTCGAGGCGCATCTCGACAGATGGGAGCGTGAGGTTGCGAACGTTCGTATCCACGGCACGACCGGCGAGGCGCCGATCATCCGCTTCGCGCGTGACGAGATACATCGGTTGAAGCCGCTCGGCGGGCAGCCGTCGTTTGGATCCTTGCGTGAACTGACCCGCGTCGTCGGCAATGATTGCGCCGTCGAGATCGACACGAACAGCTACTCGGTGCCGTGGCGCCTGATTGGCGAGCGCGTGGCGGTAACGATCGCGGCCGGCGAAGTGCGGATCCGCCATGGATTGCACCAGGTAGCAGTGCACAAGCAATCGGAGGGGCGCCGGCTGCGGATCGTCGACTCCGCCCATCTCGATGGTGTTGCTGGTCGCAGTGGCGCGGTCCGCCGGGCGGAGATCGCGGCGGTGCTGGCGCCGTCCTCACCGCCGTCGTTGTTACGTCCTCTTGCCGAATACGAAGCCGTGGTCGGAGGACGCTTCTGA
- a CDS encoding IS701 family transposase translates to MIHGWSALGGLTMPGWEDELERWLMPFLDRLGHKTRQRMCPLYVAGLIGPGDRKSVQPMAERLATSNYDQLHHFIADGVWNATPLETELLNQADRLVGGRDAVLVIDDTSLPKKGERSVGVAAQYASALGKTANCQTLVSLTLARGEVPVMVALRLFLPDSWTSDMPRLKRARVPVEHRTPRSKPEIALAEIDRAMAANIRFGCVLADAGYGLSAPFRQGLTERGLAWAVGIPRHQKVYPVDVKLIWPITKARGKPRKHHVPDILSIAAEQMLASAKWKTVSWRSGTKGRLKARFAALRVRTADGPPQRIWDKGQQHLPGDEAWLIGEQRASGEKKYYLANLPATTDLRTLAATIKARWICEQAHQQLKEELGLDHFEGRSWQGLHRHALMTMIAYAFLQHRRLANAGRKKKNQRASASTDYARRTSRHRRSHPSAAAPAVPILPKANP, encoded by the coding sequence ATGATTCATGGGTGGTCGGCTCTTGGAGGGCTGACCATGCCGGGATGGGAAGACGAACTCGAACGCTGGCTGATGCCGTTCTTGGACCGGCTGGGTCATAAGACCCGACAGCGGATGTGTCCTCTATATGTTGCGGGATTGATCGGTCCTGGCGATCGCAAGAGCGTTCAGCCGATGGCGGAACGCCTTGCCACGAGCAACTACGACCAGTTGCACCATTTCATTGCGGACGGCGTCTGGAACGCGACGCCGCTAGAGACAGAGCTGCTCAACCAGGCGGACCGACTTGTCGGCGGCAGGGATGCGGTGCTGGTTATTGATGACACCTCACTGCCGAAAAAGGGTGAGCGATCGGTCGGTGTTGCGGCTCAATACGCGTCGGCTCTCGGTAAAACTGCAAATTGCCAAACGCTGGTGTCTTTAACGCTTGCGCGCGGGGAAGTGCCCGTGATGGTCGCGTTACGTCTCTTTCTGCCTGACAGCTGGACAAGCGACATGCCTCGCTTGAAGCGCGCTCGCGTGCCAGTCGAACACCGAACGCCGCGGTCCAAGCCGGAGATCGCTTTGGCCGAGATTGACCGCGCGATGGCAGCCAACATACGCTTTGGATGTGTGCTGGCGGATGCAGGATACGGCCTCAGCGCGCCGTTTCGACAAGGGCTAACAGAGCGCGGGCTGGCCTGGGCGGTCGGTATCCCTCGGCACCAGAAAGTGTATCCGGTCGATGTGAAGCTCATTTGGCCGATCACCAAAGCCCGTGGCAAACCACGAAAGCACCACGTGCCCGATATCTTATCGATTGCGGCAGAACAAATGCTGGCCAGCGCCAAATGGAAAACCGTGAGTTGGCGCAGCGGGACGAAAGGTCGGCTCAAAGCCCGATTTGCTGCTCTCCGTGTCCGCACCGCCGACGGCCCTCCGCAGCGGATATGGGATAAAGGTCAGCAGCATCTCCCAGGCGACGAAGCCTGGCTCATTGGCGAGCAACGTGCCTCCGGGGAGAAGAAATACTATCTCGCCAATCTTCCGGCGACGACGGATCTGCGCACGCTGGCCGCCACCATCAAGGCACGGTGGATTTGTGAGCAGGCGCATCAACAGTTGAAGGAGGAACTTGGACTTGATCACTTCGAAGGGCGATCATGGCAAGGTCTTCATCGCCACGCCCTTATGACAATGATTGCCTACGCCTTCCTGCAACATCGTCGCCTCGCAAACGCGGGGCGAAAAAAAAAGAATCAACGGGCCTCCGCCTCAACCGACTATGCCCGCCGTACGTCACGCCATCGTCGATCTCATCCTTCGGCCGCCGCCCCAGCAGTGCCCATATTGCCGAAAGCAAATCCTTGA
- a CDS encoding IS110 family transposase produces the protein MEEYIGLDVSMKETSVSIRRAGERIWRGKCASDPRIMAELIRKRAPSVKRVVFETGPLSVWFYHSLRAEGLPAICIDARHAKAALDMAANKTDANDADGLAQLAEVGFFREVRVKGFDSMLTRTLVAARTRLVRITTELSNQIRGVMKTFGLVVSAGKGSTFEKNVRSLLADQDGLASIVLPMLEAWRGIRIRAAELGRQLVQDAHQSEACRILMSIPGIGAITATAFTTAIERPDNFRKSRSVAAWIGLTTRRYQSGEVDYDGHISRRGDHHLRGLLYEAAAVILTRSSTDSTLRTWGLKLRERIGFKRAAVAVARKLAVIMHTMLKTGELFNPNAGATA, from the coding sequence ATGGAAGAATATATCGGTCTCGACGTGTCGATGAAAGAGACGTCAGTCTCGATCCGCCGAGCAGGTGAACGGATCTGGCGCGGCAAGTGCGCATCTGATCCCAGAATCATGGCCGAGCTCATCCGCAAGCGGGCGCCATCCGTGAAACGCGTCGTATTCGAGACCGGACCGCTGTCGGTGTGGTTCTATCATTCTCTGCGCGCCGAAGGCTTGCCGGCGATCTGCATCGATGCGCGCCATGCTAAAGCGGCGCTCGATATGGCGGCGAATAAGACGGACGCAAACGACGCCGATGGCCTGGCGCAACTCGCGGAAGTCGGCTTCTTTCGTGAGGTGCGTGTGAAGGGATTCGACAGCATGCTGACCCGCACGCTTGTCGCAGCGCGGACGCGGCTGGTCCGAATCACTACCGAGCTTTCCAACCAGATCCGCGGCGTCATGAAAACCTTCGGTCTGGTCGTTTCTGCCGGAAAGGGAAGCACCTTCGAGAAGAACGTCCGGAGCCTTCTTGCCGATCAGGACGGACTTGCATCGATCGTGCTTCCGATGCTGGAAGCCTGGCGTGGCATTCGCATCCGCGCCGCCGAACTTGGACGCCAGTTGGTCCAGGACGCGCACCAGAGTGAGGCTTGCCGCATCCTTATGTCCATTCCCGGCATCGGTGCGATCACCGCAACCGCCTTCACAACAGCCATTGAGAGGCCGGACAACTTCAGGAAATCCCGATCTGTTGCCGCCTGGATCGGCCTGACAACGCGCCGCTACCAATCCGGAGAAGTCGATTATGACGGCCATATATCCCGACGGGGCGACCACCATTTGCGAGGGCTTCTGTACGAAGCGGCTGCGGTCATTCTGACGCGCAGCTCAACCGACAGCACTCTGCGCACGTGGGGTCTGAAGCTCCGGGAGAGGATCGGCTTCAAAAGAGCTGCCGTGGCCGTAGCGCGCAAACTGGCGGTTATAATGCATACGATGCTTAAGACTGGCGAACTCTTCAATCCGAATGCCGGAGCCACCGCATAA
- a CDS encoding VirK family protein — MADARESSCPYCCCQRQHDRQGRGALTEVRSGAQCLDWQYCYGHVDLNRCTTVDGRPDSATQGGPIINAFRVTAQNGVYFSNAHQTVDSSGYPVTDYIRHSLSREGKLTVRASKLVAGPANKIMNQGEFVRELRDGANFA; from the coding sequence ATGGCAGACGCTCGCGAATCTTCTTGTCCTTACTGTTGCTGTCAGCGTCAGCACGATCGTCAAGGCCGAGGAGCCCTCACCGAAGTACGCTCAGGTGCTCAGTGCCTTGACTGGCAATACTGTTATGGTCATGTGGACCTAAACCGCTGCACCACTGTCGATGGCAGACCCGACTCGGCCACACAGGGTGGGCCAATTATCAATGCCTTCAGGGTGACTGCCCAGAACGGCGTTTACTTCTCCAATGCTCATCAAACCGTGGACAGTTCCGGTTACCCGGTGACGGATTACATCCGCCACAGCCTCAGCCGCGAAGGCAAGCTTACGGTGCGGGCCTCAAAGCTGGTGGCCGGACCGGCCAACAAGATCATGAACCAGGGCGAATTCGTCCGCGAACTGCGGGACGGCGCGAACTTCGCCTAG
- a CDS encoding tripartite tricarboxylate transporter permease, whose protein sequence is MWCFVGVLVGNMVGVLPGMESLATISVLLPLTFGFKRSAPY, encoded by the coding sequence ATGTGGTGTTTCGTCGGCGTCCTTGTCGGAAACATGGTGGGCGTCCTGCCGGGAATGGAGTCGCTCGCCACGATCTCGGTGCTGCTGCCGCTGACGTTCGGCTTCAAGCGGTCGGCGCCATATTGA
- a CDS encoding CmcJ/NvfI family oxidoreductase: MRQAVMENETRASSKTKHHDHLEFVQGQINFAQRAADENAPGIALSMQDMPMLPYDVTIRDARPIVSELSLDRQGFTLIQHKISHANDGDRDIGYDKYLEEMVPFIKNYFNASWVVPRRQGVVVRSAKALRGVREPSVMAHIDYAPIAGPMLAAVEDRSQDIPIRSYSRLMIVQAWHALSPPPQDFPLAFCDGGSVHDTDIAVVDYTYLGFTFKSCAVHFNPAHRWYYFPEMTANEFILFKGYDSEPHCNPKAAHSAFDNRRKHPNAEPRESIEARFFVYYA, from the coding sequence ATGAGACAAGCAGTAATGGAAAATGAAACACGAGCTTCATCGAAAACAAAACACCACGATCACTTGGAGTTCGTGCAAGGTCAAATCAACTTTGCTCAACGCGCCGCCGACGAGAATGCCCCCGGAATTGCTTTGTCGATGCAAGATATGCCCATGCTCCCCTACGACGTAACGATTCGTGACGCGCGTCCGATCGTGAGCGAATTGTCCCTTGATCGACAGGGCTTTACTCTAATTCAACACAAGATATCTCACGCAAACGATGGCGATCGAGACATTGGATACGACAAGTACTTGGAAGAAATGGTTCCGTTCATAAAGAACTATTTCAATGCGTCCTGGGTCGTGCCGCGTCGACAAGGCGTCGTTGTTCGCTCTGCCAAAGCCCTTCGTGGTGTAAGGGAACCGAGTGTAATGGCTCACATTGACTACGCGCCGATCGCCGGTCCAATGCTCGCCGCGGTCGAGGACCGATCGCAGGACATCCCGATCCGATCGTATTCTCGATTGATGATCGTTCAGGCTTGGCACGCCCTCTCGCCCCCTCCGCAGGATTTTCCCTTAGCGTTCTGCGATGGTGGCTCCGTTCACGATACGGATATTGCCGTGGTGGATTACACATATCTTGGCTTCACGTTCAAGAGTTGTGCCGTGCACTTCAATCCAGCGCATCGTTGGTACTATTTTCCGGAAATGACTGCAAATGAGTTCATCCTATTTAAGGGCTATGATTCCGAGCCGCATTGCAATCCGAAGGCCGCTCACTCGGCCTTCGACAATCGTCGCAAGCACCCCAACGCGGAGCCCCGCGAAAGTATAGAGGCCCGCTTTTTCGTGTACTACGCCTGA
- a CDS encoding acyl-CoA dehydrogenase family protein yields MNLTEPIRCTNYCLSPGDELNDLRMSEDVRPLYRRVREFIRDTVEPISAELEKLAENTADRWSFTPAHLGMLEQAKSRAKAEGLWNFFLPDAHTGEGMKNLDFAYIAAELGKNLLAPETMNCAAPDTGNMEVLERVGTPEQKEKWLKPLLNGEIRSAYAMTEPNVASSDAKNISTSARLVGDDWVINGEKYFISGAGDPRCRIMIVMARTNSDASPGRQHSQILVPKDTPGVEILGPMHVFGQDHAPRGHMHLRFNNVRVPKENILLGEGRGFEISQLRLGPGRIHHCMRVIGKAEKALDMMVRRGLTREAFGKKIARLGGNLQIIAQARCEIEAMRLMVLKAAKAMDVLGNKEARVWVSMIKAMVPERASRIIDQSIQMHGATGISNWTPLAEMYTDVRQLRMTDGPDEVHWMVVGRHELSME; encoded by the coding sequence ATGAACCTGACCGAACCGATCCGTTGTACCAATTACTGCTTGAGCCCCGGGGACGAGCTGAACGATCTCCGCATGTCTGAGGACGTACGCCCTTTGTATCGCCGCGTGCGAGAATTCATCCGCGATACTGTGGAACCGATTTCGGCCGAGCTCGAGAAGCTTGCCGAGAACACAGCCGACCGCTGGAGCTTCACCCCGGCGCATCTCGGAATGCTTGAGCAGGCGAAGTCCAGGGCAAAGGCGGAGGGCTTGTGGAACTTCTTTCTGCCCGATGCGCACACCGGCGAGGGAATGAAGAATTTGGACTTCGCCTACATTGCCGCCGAGCTTGGCAAGAACCTGCTTGCACCAGAGACCATGAACTGCGCGGCGCCCGATACCGGCAACATGGAGGTGTTGGAGCGCGTTGGCACGCCAGAGCAGAAGGAGAAGTGGCTGAAGCCGTTGCTCAACGGGGAGATCCGTTCGGCTTACGCCATGACGGAGCCAAACGTGGCCTCATCCGACGCCAAGAATATTTCGACATCCGCCAGGCTTGTCGGTGACGATTGGGTGATCAACGGCGAAAAATACTTCATCTCCGGCGCAGGCGATCCGCGCTGCAGGATAATGATCGTGATGGCGAGGACCAACTCGGATGCATCACCGGGCAGGCAGCATTCGCAGATCTTGGTGCCGAAGGACACGCCCGGCGTCGAGATCCTCGGACCCATGCACGTTTTCGGACAGGACCACGCGCCGCGCGGCCACATGCACCTGCGCTTCAACAATGTCCGGGTACCGAAAGAAAACATCCTGCTCGGAGAGGGCCGCGGCTTCGAGATCTCGCAACTCCGCCTCGGCCCGGGCCGCATCCATCACTGCATGCGCGTCATCGGCAAGGCGGAAAAAGCACTTGACATGATGGTGAGGCGCGGGCTCACTCGTGAGGCCTTCGGCAAGAAGATTGCTCGTCTCGGCGGTAATCTGCAGATCATCGCGCAGGCGCGCTGCGAAATCGAAGCCATGCGGCTGATGGTGCTGAAGGCCGCGAAAGCCATGGATGTGCTTGGTAACAAGGAGGCGCGTGTCTGGGTCAGCATGATCAAGGCGATGGTGCCGGAGCGTGCCTCCCGAATCATCGATCAGTCGATCCAAATGCACGGCGCGACCGGCATCTCGAACTGGACACCGCTCGCAGAGATGTACACTGATGTCCGCCAGCTGCGCATGACCGACGGTCCCGATGAGGTCCACTGGATGGTCGTGGGTCGTCACGAACTGAGCATGGAATAG
- a CDS encoding IS481 family transposase: MGQVLHGCATTTEAVRRAIQNSQESLRALAKRYGINQKTVAKWRERETVADLPTGPKEAKSTVLSIEEEAIIVAFRRHTLLPLDDCLYALQPTIPHLTRSSLHRCLQRHGISRLPEVGGSKPPKKKFKAYPIGYFDIDIAELQTAEGKLYLYVAIDRTSKVAFVQLVRKTGRTSASTFLEALIAAVPYKIHTVLTDNGIQFTFPPRYADGPTARYVTHMFDMRCHENGIEHRLTKIKHPWTNGQVERMNRTIKEATVKRYHYDRHDQLEAHLDDFINAYNYARRLKTLKGLTPYEYICKCWTSQPERFKLNPLHKMPGLNT; the protein is encoded by the coding sequence ATGGGACAAGTTTTACACGGCTGCGCCACGACGACGGAGGCGGTCCGTCGAGCAATACAAAATAGTCAAGAGAGCCTGAGAGCGCTCGCCAAGCGCTACGGGATCAACCAGAAGACTGTCGCGAAGTGGAGGGAGCGCGAGACCGTCGCCGATCTCCCGACAGGCCCCAAAGAAGCCAAATCGACCGTGCTTTCCATCGAGGAGGAGGCGATCATCGTCGCTTTCCGGCGGCATACGCTATTGCCGCTCGACGATTGCCTCTATGCGCTCCAGCCGACCATCCCGCATCTGACGCGATCATCCCTGCATCGCTGTCTCCAGCGCCACGGGATCAGCCGATTGCCGGAGGTCGGAGGCAGCAAGCCTCCGAAGAAAAAATTCAAGGCTTATCCGATCGGCTATTTCGACATCGACATTGCTGAGCTCCAGACCGCTGAAGGCAAGCTCTACCTCTATGTCGCTATCGATCGCACCAGCAAAGTCGCCTTCGTGCAACTGGTCAGGAAGACGGGAAGGACCTCGGCCTCGACCTTCCTCGAAGCTCTGATCGCGGCTGTCCCCTACAAGATCCACACGGTTCTCACCGACAATGGGATCCAGTTCACTTTCCCCCCGCGCTACGCGGACGGCCCGACGGCAAGATACGTGACACACATGTTCGATATGCGCTGCCACGAGAATGGCATCGAACATCGGCTGACCAAGATCAAGCATCCCTGGACCAATGGCCAGGTCGAACGCATGAACCGCACGATCAAGGAAGCGACCGTCAAACGCTACCATTACGATCGACACGATCAGCTCGAAGCTCACCTTGACGACTTCATCAACGCCTACAACTACGCTCGGCGGCTGAAAACCTTGAAGGGCCTCACGCCTTACGAATACATCTGCAAATGCTGGACTTCCCAGCCAGAACGATTCAAACTCAATCCGCTCCACAAAATGCCGGGACTAAACACCTAG